The genomic stretch TGATGCAGTAGATGGTAGTGGTAAAGAAACGCAGACGAGAAAGCTTTATGATAGGCTGTGTGAAGATGGATATAATATAAAGAAAATACAATTCCCTAATTATGACAGTCCTTCATCATCGTTGATAAAAATGTATTTGAATGGAGATTTCGGCAAGAATGCGAATGAAATAAGTCCATATGTTGCTTCAACTTTTTATGCTGCTGATAGATATGCTTCATTTAAAACATTATGGGGTGATTTTTATAACGAAGGAGGCATAATTTTAACTGATAGATATACAACTGGTAACATGGTACATCAAGCATCCAAAATAATTAATAAAGCTGAAAAAAAGGTTTTTTTAAACTGGTTATACGACTTAGAATTTAATATATATGGTATACCAAAACCAGATTGCGTTATCTTTCTAGATATGCCAATAAATTATACTAAAGAACTAATTAAAAATAGAGCTAATAAAATAAATGGGCTTGATAATAAAGATATACACGAAAGAGATACTTCATATCTAGAAGCATCTTATAACAATGCAGTTGAAATTGCTCAGGAATATAATTGGAAAAGAATTGAATGTGTGAAAGATGAAAAGATAAGAAGCATAGAAGATTTACATGAGGAGATATATGCCTATGTCGTACAAATGATTAAGTCTTCAATTAAAAAATAGAACAAAAGATAATATAAAACATCCAAATTTTGAAATGTTTGATATTTTATAAGTATAGCTGATATAATATAGGTATAATACTAGTTATGATTAAATAATGAACCTATAATAATGTTATTATAAGAAAGGGGTGTAATTGTGAAGCTAGTTATTGCAATAGTTCAAGATGAAGATGCTCATAAGTTATTAGATAAGTTAATGGAAAATAATTTTGGAGTAACTAAATTAGCTTCAACAGGAGGATTTTTAAGGTCAGGTAATACCACATTGATTATAGGTGTACAAAAAGAAAAAGTAGACGAGGTTCTAAATATAATAAAAGATTTATGTAAAAGTAGAAAACAAATCACATCATATCCTGCAACGACTACTTGGTCAATGGGAAGTTATGTACCATATCCTGTAGAAGTACAAGTTGGAGGAGCAACTGTATTTGTAGTTGATGTTGAAGAATTTAAAAAGTTTTAGTTAACAGATATTAGTTTTTTAATGATAGAATAATCCTAGAGGAGACTAAATATGAAGGTAAGTGATATTTTAACGCAATCAACTAATACTTTAGATGTTAAACAAAATGATCCTAATAAGAAACAATATAAGCTTGAAAAAACTTTTAAAGATGAGTTTAAAAGATTGGGAGATATATCTGTAAAAGAAAAATTAAATATTTTACTAAAAAGAATCGATGTGCAATCAGAGAGAATAGTAAAAAATATGGACGTTCGAGAAGTAATCGCCTACAAAAAGCTTATATCTGAATTCTTAAAGGAATCGGTTGATTCGATGGTCAAATTTAGTAAAAATAGCTTTTTAGATAGAAGAGGTCGCCATAGAGTGTTTGCAATAGTAAAAAAAGTAGACAAAGAAATGGAACAACTCACAAAAGATGTATTAAAAAATGAAAAAGATAATATAAAGATATTGAAACGATTAGATGATATTAGAGGACTGATAATAGACATATATATGTAGCTTGTTCGGATTATTCAGAAAAATAAATTCTCTACTGAAACTATTTAATCCTGATTATTCATATAACTTTTAATAATAAGGTGTAAGCTTCTAAATTAGAAAATTTATATAAGCAGTTGTTATGTGAATAATCAAGTGCTAGTCGTAACATTAACCATAGAGGAGAGTAAAATGAAATACGATGATATAATAGGACATGATAAAATAATTCAGAATCTTAAAGATATCATAATTAATGATAAAGTTGTGCATGCATATTTATTTAGAGGTGCAAAATCATTAGGCAAATCATCGATAGCTAATATATTTGCAAAGACATTATTATGTGAAAAAAAAGGAAGTTCTCCTTGTAATAAGTGTTCAGCGTGTATTAAATTTGACCATGGAAATCATCCTGATTTCAGTATAATAAAATCAGAAGGTAAATATATTAAAAAAGGACAAATTGATGAGATACAAAATAGTATCAATTTATTTCCATATGAAGGTGATAAAAAAGTATATATAATAAAAGATGCAAATAATATGACGGTTGAGGCTCAGAATAGTTTTTTGAAAACATTAGAAGAGCCTCCTAATCATGCTATAATAATTATGACTTGCGTAAATAGTTATAATTTATTACCAACGATAGTATCTAGGACACAGATATTTACTTTTTTCCCTGTCGAAACTACTAAAATAAAAGAGGCATTAATTAATAAGTGCGAAGTAAAAGAAGAAGAAGCTGAATTTATTACATCATTTTCAAATGGAATAGTAGGTATGGCGTTAAAAGAGTATAGAACTCAAAAATTTAAAGACCTTAGGAATAAAATTATATCTATTGTAACTAATTTAATAAAAGATGTTGATTGTAATATTTTCGAAGTTACAGAATTTTTTATAGAAAACAAAGATGATTTAGATCAAATTTTAGATATATTATTAATTTGGCTTAGAGATTTATTGATTATTAAGCTAACTAATGTACATAATAAATATATTATAATAAATAAAGATAAATATGATATATTAATCTCACAAGCAGAGAAAATAACAAAAAATAAATTAACTGATA from Abyssisolibacter fermentans encodes the following:
- a CDS encoding cyclic-di-AMP receptor, which translates into the protein MKLVIAIVQDEDAHKLLDKLMENNFGVTKLASTGGFLRSGNTTLIIGVQKEKVDEVLNIIKDLCKSRKQITSYPATTTWSMGSYVPYPVEVQVGGATVFVVDVEEFKKF
- the holB gene encoding DNA polymerase III subunit delta', yielding MKYDDIIGHDKIIQNLKDIIINDKVVHAYLFRGAKSLGKSSIANIFAKTLLCEKKGSSPCNKCSACIKFDHGNHPDFSIIKSEGKYIKKGQIDEIQNSINLFPYEGDKKVYIIKDANNMTVEAQNSFLKTLEEPPNHAIIIMTCVNSYNLLPTIVSRTQIFTFFPVETTKIKEALINKCEVKEEEAEFITSFSNGIVGMALKEYRTQKFKDLRNKIISIVTNLIKDVDCNIFEVTEFFIENKDDLDQILDILLIWLRDLLIIKLTNVHNKYIIINKDKYDILISQAEKITKNKLTDIVDIVEEAKYNIKANANSKLNLDVMLLRLQEVLLYGKCSRC
- a CDS encoding dTMP kinase; this encodes MRGLLIAIDAVDGSGKETQTRKLYDRLCEDGYNIKKIQFPNYDSPSSSLIKMYLNGDFGKNANEISPYVASTFYAADRYASFKTLWGDFYNEGGIILTDRYTTGNMVHQASKIINKAEKKVFLNWLYDLEFNIYGIPKPDCVIFLDMPINYTKELIKNRANKINGLDNKDIHERDTSYLEASYNNAVEIAQEYNWKRIECVKDEKIRSIEDLHEEIYAYVVQMIKSSIKK
- a CDS encoding YaaR family protein; this encodes MKVSDILTQSTNTLDVKQNDPNKKQYKLEKTFKDEFKRLGDISVKEKLNILLKRIDVQSERIVKNMDVREVIAYKKLISEFLKESVDSMVKFSKNSFLDRRGRHRVFAIVKKVDKEMEQLTKDVLKNEKDNIKILKRLDDIRGLIIDIYM